GCTCCAGGAAAAGGCGAAGGCGATCCGTCTGCTTATCATGGACGTCGATGGCGTGCTCACCGACGGACGGATCTTCTATAACGCCGAAGGGGTGGAGAGCGAGGCCTTCTTCGTCAGGGACGGTTTCGGCCTTCGCATGGCCCAACAAGCGGGGTTGCTGACTGCGATCCTGACGGGACGTGTGTCGGGGGCGGTAACCCACCGCGCAAAGGAGTTGGGCATCTCTGAGATCCACCAAGGGGCCATGAACAAGCTCGAAGTCTACGAGATGCTCCTTCAGCGGTACGGTTTGACCGATGAGGCGGCGGCATACGTCGGTGACGATCTGAACGACCTTCCCGTGCTCGGTCGGGTCGGTCTCTCTGCGGCGCCGGCCGATGCTGCTGCGGAAGTGAGAGCGATGGTCGCGTACGTGACCACGCAGGACGGTGGCCGCGGTGCTGTCCGTGAGGTGATCGACCTGATCCTGAAGGCCCAGGGTCGATGGAAGGAGTGCGTTGAAAGGCGAGGGTCGGCCTCGAAATAGAGGCGGCTTCCGGCGGTGACTTTTTCTTGACAAGCGGAAGAGGTATGTTACA
This DNA window, taken from Candidatus Methylomirabilis sp., encodes the following:
- a CDS encoding HAD family hydrolase, whose amino-acid sequence is LQEKAKAIRLLIMDVDGVLTDGRIFYNAEGVESEAFFVRDGFGLRMAQQAGLLTAILTGRVSGAVTHRAKELGISEIHQGAMNKLEVYEMLLQRYGLTDEAAAYVGDDLNDLPVLGRVGLSAAPADAAAEVRAMVAYVTTQDGGRGAVREVIDLILKAQGRWKECVERRGSASK